One stretch of Actinacidiphila sp. DG2A-62 DNA includes these proteins:
- a CDS encoding NUDIX hydrolase has product MTGQSEQPYVPATFPISVKGVVLDPQERVLLLKNERAEWELPGGKLEGSETPEQRVETEIREESGWGARAGHLLDVWLYEPIPGRQVFIVTYGCTATDTGRPPVVSHEHKEAGLFHRHEVPGLVMPQGYKDSIARWYELHDRA; this is encoded by the coding sequence ATGACCGGACAGTCTGAACAGCCCTACGTGCCAGCGACCTTTCCCATCTCGGTCAAGGGCGTCGTCCTCGACCCGCAGGAACGGGTCCTGCTGCTGAAAAATGAGCGGGCGGAGTGGGAGCTGCCCGGCGGGAAGCTGGAGGGATCGGAGACGCCCGAGCAGCGGGTCGAGACCGAGATCCGCGAGGAGAGCGGCTGGGGAGCACGTGCGGGCCACCTGCTCGACGTGTGGCTGTACGAGCCGATCCCCGGCCGACAGGTGTTCATCGTCACCTACGGCTGTACCGCGACGGACACCGGGCGGCCGCCGGTCGTCAGCCACGAACACAAGGAAGCAGGGCTGTTCCACCGCCACGAAGTCCCCGGCCTGGTCATGCCCCAGGGGTACAAGGACTCGATCGCCCGCTGGTACGAACTGCACGACCGGGCGTGA
- a CDS encoding lanthionine synthetase LanC family protein — translation MTTTTVPRTQDLSEGALGMALLDIERRDLPTARRHLTQATAGGVSTGTNASLFHGAPALEFVLARAHGAGDDIRTAVDRVVDARLAAAHRRQASGALPHLAEWDLVRGLTGLAALLLTRRPKAPRLPDVLACLVSLAHPARNHGRILPGWWSPVGPDGKEMAGGHGNNGMAHGIAGPLAILSLALREGVSVPGQEEAVGAFATWLDRHGTRYWSTAAHLGAEQAPVSEPTRPSWCYGRPGTARAQQLAALALDDPARRQAAEDTVEAILTDPLCLARITDSTLCHGWAGLLVLTRAVAADSPAPQRFAPIVQDLHRRLAADWEHLTKRGVMEGRAGAQLALNATDATGWTRVLLLT, via the coding sequence ATGACCACGACGACCGTGCCCCGCACACAGGACCTGTCCGAGGGCGCCCTGGGAATGGCCCTGCTCGACATCGAGCGCCGTGACCTGCCCACCGCCCGCCGCCACCTCACCCAGGCCACCGCCGGCGGGGTGAGCACCGGGACCAACGCCAGCCTGTTTCACGGCGCACCCGCCCTGGAGTTCGTCCTGGCCCGCGCTCACGGAGCCGGCGACGACATCCGCACGGCCGTCGACCGCGTCGTGGACGCCCGGCTGGCTGCCGCCCACCGCCGCCAGGCGTCCGGCGCCCTGCCCCACCTCGCCGAATGGGACCTCGTCCGCGGCCTGACCGGGCTCGCCGCGCTGCTGCTGACCCGCCGCCCGAAAGCACCCCGGCTGCCCGACGTGCTCGCCTGCCTCGTCTCGCTCGCCCACCCCGCCCGCAACCACGGCCGGATACTGCCCGGGTGGTGGTCGCCGGTCGGCCCGGACGGGAAGGAGATGGCCGGCGGGCACGGCAACAACGGCATGGCCCATGGCATCGCCGGGCCCCTGGCCATCCTCTCCCTCGCCCTGCGGGAAGGCGTCAGCGTACCCGGCCAGGAGGAAGCCGTGGGCGCGTTCGCGACCTGGCTCGACCGGCACGGCACCCGCTACTGGTCCACCGCAGCTCACCTGGGCGCGGAGCAAGCGCCCGTCTCGGAACCGACCCGCCCCTCTTGGTGCTACGGCCGGCCCGGTACCGCGCGTGCCCAGCAACTCGCCGCGCTCGCCCTCGACGACCCCGCCCGGCGCCAGGCAGCCGAGGACACCGTCGAGGCCATCCTGACCGACCCGCTGTGCCTCGCCCGCATCACCGACTCGACCCTCTGCCACGGCTGGGCCGGTCTGCTCGTCCTGACCCGCGCGGTCGCCGCCGACAGCCCCGCACCCCAGCGTTTCGCCCCGATCGTGCAAGACCTGCACCGGAGGTTGGCCGCCGACTGGGAGCACCTGACCAAACGCGGCGTCATGGAGGGCCGTGCCGGCGCGCAACTCGCCCTGAACGCCACAGACGCCACCGGCTGGACCCGCGTCCTCCTGCTCACCTGA
- a CDS encoding FxLD family lanthipeptide codes for MTAVQATRPTAPAQADPVKVDNDPFGLDITFIEGTPATETTLMCSTGDTCGSSCPSACTTS; via the coding sequence ATGACCGCCGTCCAGGCCACGAGGCCGACCGCTCCCGCTCAGGCGGACCCCGTGAAGGTCGACAACGACCCGTTCGGGCTCGACATCACCTTCATCGAGGGCACGCCGGCGACCGAAACGACCCTGATGTGCAGCACGGGCGACACCTGCGGCAGCTCCTGCCCCAGCGCCTGCACCACTTCGTAG
- a CDS encoding TauD/TfdA family dioxygenase codes for MPSFRTAVASAGEEFTPDALGGEALERAAAALRDRGLIRLGRLGGRGGVLGAAGRLMSAVWQHRDADPDGLTVIRDTGRHEGRPGFAGLGRGSLALHTECAQLPHPPRLLLLACARSADAGGESLLVDGRTVLTELADVRPSALEALAAPRAAYFGGVDGHFAPVLERLANGRWRLRLRQDSLARFSPEAEAHLPALRRAIERNTIRLTLFEGQGIVLDNHRFLHGRTSFVGERLLLRALGQPTPHLALQPGFPALWSRPSPADAGVAVDRG; via the coding sequence ATGCCTTCATTCCGTACCGCGGTTGCGTCTGCGGGCGAGGAGTTCACCCCCGATGCCCTGGGCGGCGAGGCGCTGGAGCGAGCCGCGGCGGCGCTGCGCGACCGCGGACTGATCCGGCTCGGGCGGCTCGGGGGACGCGGGGGCGTTCTCGGTGCTGCGGGGCGGCTGATGTCCGCGGTGTGGCAGCACCGCGACGCTGATCCGGACGGTCTGACCGTCATCCGTGACACCGGCCGGCATGAGGGCCGACCGGGCTTCGCCGGCCTGGGGCGCGGCAGCCTCGCGCTGCACACCGAGTGTGCCCAACTGCCGCACCCTCCCCGTTTGCTCTTGCTGGCATGCGCACGGTCAGCCGATGCCGGCGGTGAGAGCTTGCTGGTGGACGGCCGGACCGTTCTCACCGAACTCGCCGACGTCCGCCCTTCGGCGCTGGAGGCTCTCGCAGCGCCACGGGCGGCGTACTTCGGGGGTGTGGACGGCCACTTCGCCCCGGTCTTGGAGCGTCTTGCCAACGGTCGGTGGCGACTTCGGCTGCGCCAGGATTCCCTCGCCCGCTTCTCTCCGGAAGCCGAAGCGCACCTGCCGGCGCTACGCCGAGCCATCGAGCGGAACACCATTCGCCTGACCTTGTTCGAGGGGCAGGGGATCGTGCTGGACAACCACCGCTTTCTGCACGGCCGCACCTCGTTCGTCGGAGAGCGGTTGCTTCTGCGGGCCCTCGGACAGCCGACTCCCCATCTCGCCTTGCAGCCTGGCTTCCCGGCTCTGTGGTCCAGGCCGAGCCCGGCCGACGCCGGAGTGGCTGTGGACCGTGGCTGA
- a CDS encoding methyltransferase, FxLD system: MSFDDENLPLPRDRSWWHASVVFPDSHTDAARALATALAGRRFHFLRKDAGVRLRTPQPAADLLDQLVADRVITGWTGGIYEPETLAFGGPEGMDVAHDVFCADSPAALAETGAPGARERGVMLLSAMIRAAGLDPFEAGDVYARWAALRPPVTAPKGHPLEQAASAMRRLMNADAALRPDAEAGWVERVAAFEDAGRRLHRLAADGRLTRGIRGVLAHHAIFAFNRAGVPADVQAATAWLGRHVAFSTGEGADVSARKSDREDPSLPRTETTVTPVTDTTRLSEALAQRLVDSGHLRTQAAINAFRTTDRHAFLPGADLDSAYKEDAVAIKHDEHGEMISCISAPSIVATQLEQLGAAAGHKVLEAGAATGYNAALLGKIVSPGGQVWTLDVDEDLVAGADKHLADAGVGNATAVVADGAEGLPEHAPYDRIIFTVGAGDVPVNVLDQLAAGGRLVLPMRVRGSISRSFAFERDGDTWKTVSCEMATFIPLRKGVCDDVYTVVPLAGEGNARLETFSEQDIDRDALHRPRPATDQDLHRSEVPAGLGVGVAVPVPGLRAAQRPVPPAGEAPRVHPAFRLGLDGGPRRRVAGVPDRT; this comes from the coding sequence ATGAGCTTCGACGACGAGAACCTGCCGCTCCCTCGGGACAGGTCCTGGTGGCACGCCTCCGTGGTCTTCCCCGACTCGCACACCGATGCGGCCCGGGCCCTGGCGACCGCGCTGGCCGGGCGCCGCTTCCACTTCCTGCGCAAGGACGCCGGGGTGCGCCTGCGTACCCCGCAGCCCGCCGCCGACCTGCTGGACCAGCTCGTCGCCGACCGTGTGATCACCGGCTGGACGGGCGGGATCTACGAACCGGAGACCCTTGCCTTCGGCGGCCCCGAGGGCATGGACGTCGCGCACGACGTGTTCTGCGCCGACAGCCCGGCCGCCCTCGCCGAGACCGGCGCCCCCGGCGCCCGCGAGCGCGGCGTGATGCTGCTGTCCGCGATGATCCGCGCCGCCGGTCTTGACCCGTTCGAAGCCGGCGACGTCTACGCCCGATGGGCAGCCCTCCGGCCTCCCGTCACTGCGCCCAAGGGGCACCCGCTGGAGCAAGCCGCTTCGGCGATGCGCCGGCTGATGAACGCCGACGCCGCCCTGCGCCCCGACGCCGAAGCCGGTTGGGTCGAGCGCGTCGCCGCGTTCGAGGACGCCGGCCGCCGCCTGCACCGGCTCGCCGCTGACGGCCGACTCACACGCGGAATCCGGGGCGTCCTCGCCCACCATGCGATCTTCGCGTTCAACCGCGCGGGCGTGCCCGCCGACGTGCAGGCGGCCACCGCGTGGCTCGGCCGTCACGTCGCCTTCTCCACCGGAGAAGGAGCGGACGTGTCCGCCCGCAAGTCCGACCGGGAGGACCCAAGCCTCCCCCGAACGGAGACCACCGTGACACCCGTGACCGACACCACCCGGCTGAGCGAAGCCCTCGCCCAGCGCCTCGTCGACAGCGGCCACCTGCGCACCCAGGCGGCCATCAACGCCTTCCGCACCACCGACCGGCACGCTTTCCTTCCCGGTGCCGACCTTGACTCCGCGTACAAGGAGGACGCGGTTGCGATCAAGCACGACGAGCACGGGGAGATGATCTCCTGCATCTCCGCGCCCTCCATCGTCGCCACCCAGCTCGAACAGCTCGGCGCCGCGGCCGGCCACAAGGTCCTCGAAGCCGGTGCCGCCACCGGTTACAACGCCGCCCTCCTCGGCAAGATCGTCTCCCCCGGCGGACAGGTGTGGACCCTCGACGTCGACGAGGACCTCGTCGCGGGCGCGGACAAGCACCTCGCCGACGCCGGCGTCGGCAACGCCACCGCAGTGGTGGCCGACGGCGCGGAAGGACTGCCCGAGCACGCCCCCTATGACCGGATCATCTTCACCGTCGGCGCCGGCGACGTCCCTGTGAACGTCCTCGATCAGCTTGCGGCCGGCGGGCGCCTGGTCCTTCCGATGCGCGTCCGCGGCAGCATCTCCCGCTCGTTCGCCTTCGAACGCGACGGCGACACGTGGAAGACCGTCTCCTGCGAGATGGCCACCTTCATTCCCCTGCGCAAGGGCGTCTGCGACGACGTGTACACCGTCGTGCCGCTGGCCGGAGAGGGCAACGCCCGCCTGGAGACGTTCAGCGAACAGGACATCGACCGCGACGCGCTGCACCGTCCTCGACCGGCAACAGACCAAGATCTACACCGGAGTGAAGTTCCGGCAGGGCTCGGCGTGGGAGTGGCTGTACCTGTACCTGGCCTGCGTGCTGCCCAACGGCCTGTCCCGCCTGCCGGGGAAGCGCCCCGGGTTCACCCCGCATTTCGGCTGGGGCTCGATGGCGGCCCTCGACGGCGGGTCGCTGGCGTACCTGACCGTACGTGA
- a CDS encoding helix-turn-helix domain-containing protein → MSRPNAHGGIRWHWTTPRAQAILRRRSLSEILAFYRELNHLPQEEPGVLLGYSTSYISRVETGSRTITDIGALRHIAERLGLPPHVFGITDDADGDHRAMIQFGESVLRLADIARQAGHAAAAVDELWPLVARLEAGAADGHADTDVLRLLARARVGLGVALGHVLPEERLATAARWTGKGVAVARRLDDPTLHAHALRHHGNELRKAGLHHAALERLGRARDLSRTADERAAAVILLARAAGTAGATKVFDDAVAECRSLLETASVTPLFSEFTVHEVHLRGLAATGRTRQAVDLLARSPAPGLQASPQWRIISAITAGEVLLRRGGRDAAAAQMRSALQGAELHRLPHQVQRVVRASDSLPDVREQAQNTLARLRADIAA, encoded by the coding sequence GTGAGCCGGCCGAACGCCCACGGCGGCATCCGCTGGCACTGGACGACTCCCCGCGCCCAGGCCATCCTGCGCCGCCGCAGCCTGTCCGAGATCCTCGCCTTCTACCGGGAGCTGAACCACCTCCCGCAGGAAGAACCCGGCGTCCTCCTGGGCTACTCCACCTCGTACATCTCCAGGGTGGAGACAGGGAGCCGAACCATCACCGACATCGGTGCGCTGCGGCACATCGCCGAGCGCCTTGGCCTGCCACCCCACGTCTTCGGTATCACCGACGACGCCGACGGAGACCACCGGGCCATGATCCAGTTCGGGGAGAGCGTGCTGCGACTGGCCGACATCGCCCGCCAGGCCGGTCACGCCGCCGCTGCCGTCGACGAACTCTGGCCTCTCGTCGCCCGCCTGGAAGCCGGCGCCGCCGACGGGCACGCCGACACCGACGTTCTGCGTCTGCTCGCCCGCGCCCGTGTCGGCCTCGGCGTCGCCCTCGGCCACGTCCTGCCGGAAGAACGCCTCGCCACCGCGGCCCGCTGGACGGGAAAGGGCGTAGCCGTCGCACGCCGCCTCGACGACCCCACGCTTCACGCCCACGCTCTGCGCCACCACGGCAACGAGTTGCGCAAGGCCGGTCTGCACCACGCGGCCCTCGAACGGCTCGGCCGCGCCCGCGACCTCTCCCGTACCGCGGACGAACGTGCGGCGGCCGTCATCCTGCTGGCCCGCGCCGCAGGGACTGCCGGCGCCACGAAAGTGTTCGACGATGCCGTGGCGGAATGCCGAAGCCTGCTCGAAACGGCCAGCGTCACCCCGCTGTTCTCCGAGTTCACCGTCCACGAGGTGCACCTGCGCGGGCTGGCCGCCACAGGCCGGACCCGGCAAGCCGTGGACCTGCTTGCACGCTCCCCTGCCCCGGGCCTGCAGGCCAGCCCGCAGTGGCGCATCATCTCCGCGATCACCGCCGGCGAAGTCCTGCTGCGGCGCGGCGGCCGTGACGCGGCAGCCGCGCAGATGCGCTCCGCGTTGCAGGGCGCCGAACTGCACCGCCTGCCGCACCAGGTCCAGCGGGTGGTCCGCGCCAGCGACTCCTTGCCCGACGTCCGTGAGCAGGCGCAGAACACGCTCGCACGGCTGCGGGCGGACATAGCGGCCTGA
- a CDS encoding ATP-binding protein, with translation MTTTHTRAHARTADVPSSFSGSWPCELESAVYAKRLVRDALTAWGIGQLGADAALVASELAGNAIQHAGCQSFRLSIALLAQRRIRISVSDQGGALPEMLRAPDEESERGRGLLIVAAIADRWGTEVVGPDKTVWTELSTERP, from the coding sequence GTGACCACCACTCACACACGCGCCCACGCCCGCACGGCCGACGTACCCAGCAGTTTCAGCGGGTCCTGGCCCTGCGAGCTCGAATCCGCGGTCTACGCGAAGAGGTTGGTCCGGGATGCGTTAACCGCATGGGGCATCGGCCAACTCGGCGCGGACGCCGCGCTCGTCGCCTCCGAACTCGCCGGCAACGCCATCCAGCACGCCGGCTGCCAGTCCTTCCGACTCAGCATCGCCCTGCTCGCGCAGCGCCGCATCCGCATCTCGGTCTCCGACCAGGGCGGGGCACTGCCGGAGATGCTCCGCGCACCCGACGAGGAATCCGAGAGAGGGCGGGGCTTGTTGATCGTGGCCGCGATCGCGGACCGGTGGGGCACAGAAGTTGTGGGCCCGGACAAGACCGTCTGGACCGAGTTGTCGACGGAACGTCCGTGA